The Armatimonadota bacterium genome segment GAGGACGAGATCATCATGGTGCTGCTGGAGCAGGCCTGGGGCGTGGACTTCACCTACGTGCCCTTCCCGGGCGGCGGGGCGGTGGCGGCGGCCCTGGTGGGCAAGCAGGTGGACTTCACCGTCAACAACCCCCTGGAGGCCGTGGGCCACTGGGAGGCTGGCCGGGTGCGGCCGCTGGCCATCTTCGCCAGCGAGCGCGTGCCGTTTGGGCGGTGGCGGGAGATCCCCACCATGAAAGAGCTGGGCCTGAACATCGAGTACCAGATGCTGCGGGGGATCTTCGGGCCGCCGGCCATGCCGGCTGAGGCGGTGGCGTTCTACGTGGACGTGTTCCGGCGGCTGATGGACACGCCGGAGATGGCCGACTTCATCGAGCGCGGTGCCTTCACCAAAGCCTTCCTCACGGGCGCCGACTACGTGCGGTGGCTGGAGCAGAAGGACGCCACCGTGCGGACGCTGATGACCAAGGGCGGGCTGATCGGCCCGTAGGACGATCCCACGGATCCGGCGGCGGGCGGCGGTGCCCGGCCCCGCCCGCCGCCTCCTTGGGGGGAGGGGAGGATGCGGAGAGCGGAAGTCGGCATGGCCGTGGTCCTGGTGGTCCTGGGCGGGGTCCTGATCTGGCAGGCGGTGCAGCTTCCCATCGGGTGGACGGCCATCGGACCCGGGGCGGGGTTTTTCCCCTTCTGGCTGGCGGTGGGGGTGACGGTCTCGGCGGGGGGAATCCTGCTGGGCCGGCTGCGGGCCCGGCCGGCGGCCGGCGACCGGGACGTGTTCATCCCGGCGCACGCCTGGCGGCCGCTGCTGGCGGTCTTCCTGCCCATGGCGGCGGTGGTGGCGCTGATGAACGTGCTCGGGATCTACCTGGGCGGCGCCCTGTACCTGGCCGGCTACATGTGGCTGGTGGGCCGACACCGCCCCCTGTCCATCGCGCTGGTCAGCGTGCTGGTGCCGCTGGCGCTGTTTTTCATCTTCGAGCGCTGGTTTCTGCTGCCGCTGCCCAAAGGGGCGCTGCTGGAGTCGATCCTCTACGGGAGATAGGGCATGGGATTCCTGTCGGTCTTTGACAACCTGCTGTACGGCCTGGGCGTCGCCCTCACGCCCGTCAACATGCTGGTGGCGGTCGTCGGCCTGGTCCTGGGGACCGCCATCGGCGTGCTGCCGGGGCTGGGGGGGACCAACGGCGTGGCGCTGCTGCTGCCGCTGACCTTCACCCTCACGCCCACATCGGCCATCATCCTGCTGGCCTCGGTGTACTGGGGCGCCATCTTCGGGGGCGCCATCACCTCCATCCTGTTCAACATCCCGGGCGAACCCTGGTCGGTGGCCACCACCTTCGACGGCCACCCGCTGGCCAAGCAGGGCAAGCCGGGCATCGCCCTCACGGCGGCGTTCACCTCCTCGTTCATCGGCGCGCTGGTGTCCATCATCCTGTTCACGTTCTTCGCTCCGCCCCTGGCGGAGCTGGCACTGCGCTTCGGCCCGCCGGAAAACTTTGCGGTCCTGCTGCTGGCGTTTGCCACCTTTGCGGGTCTGGGCGGAGGCGACCTGCTCAAGACGGTGCTGATGACCCTGCTGGGGCTGCTGCTGTCCACGGTGGGGTTTGACATCGTCAGCGGCCGGCCCCGGATGAACTTCGGGTTTGTGGAGCTGCAGAGCGGGATCAACTTCGT includes the following:
- a CDS encoding tripartite tricarboxylate transporter TctB family protein; its protein translation is MRRAEVGMAVVLVVLGGVLIWQAVQLPIGWTAIGPGAGFFPFWLAVGVTVSAGGILLGRLRARPAAGDRDVFIPAHAWRPLLAVFLPMAAVVALMNVLGIYLGGALYLAGYMWLVGRHRPLSIALVSVLVPLALFFIFERWFLLPLPKGALLESILYGR
- a CDS encoding tripartite tricarboxylate transporter substrate binding protein, which gives rise to MAGLVLVVAALAVPAVGAPAWTPRRPVEWTIPAGTGGGADQQARFMAPLIQKYNLSPQPFIPVNRPAGAGAQAFLWMIDKTGDPHTILITLDNLFATPLAQVIRMRDGSRFDWRKLTPIARLLLDNFVLWVHADSPWKTLAEFERAAKAAPPGSLKMAGTGSKQEDEIIMVLLEQAWGVDFTYVPFPGGGAVAAALVGKQVDFTVNNPLEAVGHWEAGRVRPLAIFASERVPFGRWREIPTMKELGLNIEYQMLRGIFGPPAMPAEAVAFYVDVFRRLMDTPEMADFIERGAFTKAFLTGADYVRWLEQKDATVRTLMTKGGLIGP